One window from the genome of Streptomyces sp. NBC_00708 encodes:
- a CDS encoding PDR/VanB family oxidoreductase — translation MTPAEEPRLDLLVHRMTWEADGVLSIELTHPDGTPLPAWQPGAHIDVHTGGHIRQYSLCSDPAETTRWRIGVLREPASRGGSAHIHTELRPGRTVHVQGPRNHFALDPDAPGYLFVAGGIGITPLLAMAREATRTRTPWRLVHGGRTRASMAFTAELTALAELPGGSVEFIPQDEQGHPDLDTLLSSIEPGTQVYCCGPEPLLAAVEERCPDARTERFAAPAAAPRDGEDTGFDIVCSRTGRTVEVAPDTSVLDALENAGIPVASSCRDGICGTCETKVLEGTPDHRDFLLSEGERETGASMMLCVSRSHTPRLVLDL, via the coding sequence ATGACACCCGCCGAGGAGCCCCGGCTCGACCTGCTCGTCCACCGCATGACGTGGGAGGCCGACGGAGTCCTGAGCATCGAACTCACCCACCCCGACGGCACCCCCCTCCCCGCCTGGCAGCCCGGCGCCCACATCGACGTCCACACCGGCGGCCACATCCGCCAGTACTCGCTGTGCTCCGACCCCGCCGAGACCACCCGCTGGCGCATCGGCGTCCTGCGCGAACCCGCCTCCCGCGGCGGCTCCGCCCACATCCACACCGAGCTGCGCCCCGGCCGCACCGTCCACGTCCAGGGCCCCCGCAACCACTTCGCGCTCGACCCCGACGCCCCCGGCTACCTCTTCGTCGCCGGCGGCATCGGCATCACCCCCCTCCTGGCCATGGCCCGCGAGGCCACCCGCACCCGCACCCCCTGGCGGCTCGTCCACGGCGGCCGCACCCGCGCCTCCATGGCCTTCACCGCCGAACTCACCGCCCTCGCCGAACTCCCCGGCGGGAGCGTCGAGTTCATCCCCCAGGACGAACAGGGCCACCCCGACCTCGACACCCTCCTCAGCAGCATCGAACCCGGCACCCAGGTCTACTGCTGCGGCCCCGAACCCCTCCTCGCCGCCGTCGAGGAACGCTGCCCCGACGCCCGTACCGAACGCTTCGCCGCACCCGCCGCCGCACCCCGCGACGGCGAGGACACCGGCTTCGACATCGTCTGCTCCCGCACCGGCCGCACCGTCGAGGTCGCCCCGGACACCTCCGTGCTCGACGCCCTGGAGAACGCCGGCATCCCCGTCGCCTCCTCCTGCCGCGACGGCATCTGCGGCACCTGCGAGACCAAGGTCCTCGAAGGCACCCCCGACCACCGCGACTTCCTCCTCAGCGAGGGCGAACGCGAAACCGGTGCCTCGATGATGCTCTGCGTCTCCCGCTCCCACACCCCCCGCCTCGTACTCGACCTCTGA
- a CDS encoding thiamine pyrophosphate-binding protein, with amino-acid sequence MTRPNGGDLLVETLRGLGVDTVFGIVSVHNLPLVEAVDRDLRFVPVRHEAAAVNAADGYARATGNLGCALTSTGTGAGNAAGSLIESLSSGTPVLHITGQIDSAYLGSGRGFIHETKDQLGMLRAVSAHAVTVTDAARAGDVLREAAARALTAPHGPVSVEWPIDLQFAPQRLTGTPVPTPATPPLPDAALLDEAAALLSAARRPLLWAGGGANSARPEVAALLDALNAGLVTSNSGRGAVPESDARVLGNYATAPAGRALLAEADVLLTIGTHFRSNETADYGLELPATHIQIDLDPAAPGRVYPATVALTGDAAAVLAALLGRVTSGSTETSWPGRVREARTAARTAQRHAIGPQAAINDAIRDACPPGSVIARDVTIPSSTWGNRLLEITDPATNVFPRGGGIGQGLAMGIGAALGRPDTPTVVIAGDGGLAVHLGELLTLAQEKPDLTLLVFNDGGYGVLRNMQDNHFPRRSGVDLTTPDFAQLAAAVGLPYARIAAEADAGPVIKEATTTPGPTLVEIDLAALGPMNTPFTPPVKLPAAATDTPRAGGNPS; translated from the coding sequence ATGACCCGACCCAACGGCGGCGACCTGCTCGTCGAGACGCTACGAGGACTGGGCGTCGACACGGTGTTCGGCATCGTCAGCGTGCACAACCTGCCGCTCGTCGAAGCCGTCGACCGCGACCTGCGCTTCGTCCCCGTCCGCCACGAAGCCGCCGCCGTCAACGCCGCCGACGGCTACGCCCGCGCCACCGGCAACCTCGGCTGCGCCCTCACCAGCACCGGTACGGGCGCCGGCAACGCGGCCGGTTCCCTCATCGAGTCCCTCAGCTCCGGCACCCCCGTCCTGCACATCACCGGACAGATCGACAGCGCGTACCTCGGCTCCGGACGCGGCTTCATCCACGAGACCAAGGACCAGCTCGGCATGCTCCGCGCGGTCTCCGCACACGCCGTCACCGTCACCGACGCCGCCCGTGCCGGCGACGTCCTGCGCGAGGCCGCCGCCCGCGCCCTGACCGCCCCGCACGGCCCGGTCAGCGTCGAGTGGCCCATCGACCTCCAGTTCGCCCCCCAACGGCTCACCGGCACCCCCGTCCCCACGCCCGCCACGCCGCCCCTGCCCGACGCGGCACTCCTGGACGAGGCCGCCGCCCTGCTGTCCGCCGCCCGCCGCCCCCTCCTCTGGGCCGGCGGCGGCGCCAACAGCGCCCGCCCCGAGGTCGCCGCACTCCTCGACGCCCTGAACGCCGGGCTCGTCACCTCCAACTCCGGCCGCGGCGCCGTCCCCGAATCGGACGCGCGGGTCCTCGGCAACTACGCCACCGCCCCCGCCGGCCGCGCCCTGCTCGCCGAGGCCGACGTCCTGCTCACCATCGGCACCCACTTCCGCTCCAACGAGACCGCCGACTACGGCCTCGAACTCCCCGCCACCCACATCCAGATCGACCTGGACCCCGCCGCCCCCGGCCGCGTGTACCCGGCGACCGTTGCCCTGACCGGCGACGCCGCCGCCGTACTCGCCGCCCTCCTGGGCCGCGTCACCAGCGGCAGTACGGAGACGAGCTGGCCCGGCCGCGTACGCGAAGCCCGCACCGCCGCCCGCACGGCGCAGCGCCACGCCATCGGCCCGCAGGCCGCGATCAACGACGCGATACGCGACGCCTGCCCGCCCGGCTCCGTCATCGCCCGGGACGTCACCATCCCCTCCTCCACCTGGGGAAACCGGCTCCTGGAGATCACCGACCCGGCCACCAACGTCTTCCCGCGCGGCGGCGGTATCGGCCAGGGCCTCGCCATGGGCATCGGCGCCGCACTCGGCCGCCCCGATACCCCCACCGTCGTCATCGCCGGCGACGGCGGCCTCGCCGTCCACCTCGGCGAACTCCTCACCCTCGCCCAGGAGAAGCCCGACCTCACCCTCCTCGTCTTCAACGACGGCGGCTACGGCGTCCTGCGCAACATGCAGGACAACCACTTCCCCCGCCGCTCCGGAGTCGACCTCACCACCCCCGACTTCGCGCAGCTCGCCGCCGCCGTCGGCCTCCCGTACGCCCGCATCGCCGCCGAGGCCGACGCCGGACCCGTCATCAAGGAAGCCACCACCACCCCCGGCCCCACCCTCGTCGAGATCGACCTCGCCGCACTCGGCCCCATGAACACCCCCTTCACCCCGCCCGTCAAACTCCCCGCCGCCGCGACCGACACCCCCCGAGCAGGAGGCAACCCGTCATGA
- a CDS encoding SDR family oxidoreductase, whose protein sequence is MDLHLKGTRILVTGGSSGVGLATVRALLDEGARVATCGRRPDALAAALDGLAGPDTLYHAPCDVTDEAAVRAFTDAAADHLGGLDGLVNNAGASRMKPFAETTADDWREELELKFFGVLNPLNAALPHLRASGNASVVNINAVLAKQPETRLMTTSAARAGILNLSTSLSKELAPDGIRVNSVCLGLIDTGQWERRHAASGSPLDYPAWQAELAADRGIALGRLGNADEVAYAVTALLSPRASYITGTTVDVCGGVNRAVA, encoded by the coding sequence ATGGACCTCCACCTGAAAGGCACCCGCATCCTCGTCACCGGCGGCAGCTCCGGCGTCGGCCTCGCCACGGTCCGCGCGCTCCTCGACGAGGGCGCCCGCGTCGCCACCTGCGGCCGCCGCCCCGACGCCCTCGCCGCCGCCCTCGACGGCCTCGCCGGACCCGACACGCTCTACCACGCCCCCTGCGACGTCACCGACGAGGCCGCCGTACGCGCCTTCACCGACGCCGCCGCCGACCACCTCGGCGGCCTCGACGGCCTCGTCAACAACGCCGGCGCCTCCCGGATGAAACCCTTCGCCGAGACCACCGCCGACGACTGGCGCGAGGAACTGGAACTCAAGTTCTTCGGCGTCCTCAACCCCCTCAACGCCGCCCTGCCCCACCTCCGCGCCTCCGGCAACGCCTCCGTCGTCAACATCAACGCCGTCCTCGCCAAACAGCCCGAGACCCGGCTGATGACCACCAGCGCCGCCCGCGCCGGCATCCTCAACCTCTCCACCTCGCTGTCCAAGGAACTGGCCCCCGACGGCATCCGCGTCAACTCCGTCTGCCTCGGCCTCATCGACACCGGACAGTGGGAACGCCGCCACGCAGCATCCGGCAGCCCGCTGGACTACCCCGCCTGGCAGGCGGAACTGGCCGCCGACCGCGGCATCGCCCTCGGCCGCCTCGGCAACGCCGACGAAGTCGCGTACGCCGTCACCGCCCTCCTCTCACCCCGGGCGTCCTACATCACCGGCACCACCGTCGACGTCTGCGGCGGCGTCAACCGCGCCGTCGCGTAA
- a CDS encoding SDR family oxidoreductase, producing MAADDTPRTVVVTGAGRGLGLAAARRIGADGHRVVIAELDGTTGRQAADALRAEGITADYHPLDVADPDSVAALAGTLAEDGSRLYGLVNNAGLANAVGGKPFHEIDVEAWDRIMTVNARGPWLVARALLPLMAAHGSGRVVNLASDAALYGSPRLAHYIASKGAVISLTRAMARETGDLGITVNAVAPGLTEGESAVDIPAERHELYRLNRAISRPQQPADLVGLIAFLIGDESSYITGQTFAVNGGFTMT from the coding sequence ATGGCCGCCGACGACACCCCCCGCACGGTCGTCGTCACCGGCGCCGGCCGCGGCCTCGGACTGGCCGCGGCCCGCCGGATCGGCGCTGACGGACACCGCGTCGTCATCGCCGAACTCGACGGGACCACGGGCCGGCAGGCGGCCGACGCCCTCCGTGCCGAGGGCATCACCGCCGACTACCACCCGCTCGATGTCGCCGACCCGGACTCCGTCGCCGCCCTCGCCGGCACCCTCGCCGAAGACGGCAGCCGCCTGTACGGCCTGGTCAACAACGCCGGACTCGCCAACGCGGTCGGCGGCAAACCGTTCCACGAGATCGACGTCGAGGCCTGGGACCGCATCATGACGGTCAACGCCCGCGGCCCCTGGCTCGTCGCCCGCGCCCTCCTCCCGCTCATGGCGGCCCACGGCAGCGGACGCGTCGTCAACCTCGCCTCGGACGCCGCGCTGTACGGCTCGCCCCGGCTCGCCCACTACATCGCGTCCAAGGGCGCCGTGATCTCCCTGACCCGGGCCATGGCCCGGGAGACGGGCGACCTCGGCATCACCGTCAACGCGGTGGCCCCCGGCCTCACGGAAGGGGAGTCCGCCGTGGACATCCCCGCCGAACGCCACGAGCTCTACCGCCTCAACCGGGCGATCTCCCGCCCCCAGCAACCGGCCGACCTGGTCGGCCTGATCGCCTTCCTCATCGGCGACGAGTCGAGCTACATCACCGGCCAGACCTTCGCGGTCAACGGTGGCTTCACGATGACCTGA
- a CDS encoding cupin domain-containing protein, producing MDKTPYENNGDLAKFTDSLIATKDSREPDWDTLSFQEKAGAQYRRAQIRYVGSGATGNHENDNRILPSGGFTLSNMLLPPGAEGPEHTHHDVEEAFFVLEGQVRVGIHRGADETEYRTLGYRDMIVVPAGVARSLKNEGDTDALFCVIIGTRKPQVPTYPEHSPMHGVTRG from the coding sequence ATCGACAAGACCCCGTACGAGAACAACGGCGACCTCGCGAAGTTCACCGACTCCCTCATCGCCACCAAGGACTCCCGCGAACCCGACTGGGACACCCTCTCCTTCCAGGAGAAGGCCGGCGCCCAGTACCGCCGCGCGCAGATCCGGTACGTCGGCTCCGGCGCCACCGGCAACCACGAGAACGACAACCGCATCCTGCCCTCGGGCGGTTTCACCCTCTCCAACATGCTGCTCCCGCCGGGCGCCGAGGGCCCTGAGCACACCCACCACGACGTGGAGGAGGCGTTCTTCGTCCTGGAGGGGCAGGTCAGGGTCGGCATCCACCGCGGCGCCGACGAGACCGAATACCGCACCCTCGGCTACCGCGACATGATCGTCGTCCCCGCCGGAGTCGCCCGCTCCCTGAAGAACGAGGGCGACACCGACGCCCTGTTCTGCGTCATCATCGGCACACGGAAGCCGCAGGTCCCCACCTACCCCGAGCACTCGCCGATGCACGGCGTCACCCGCGGCTGA
- a CDS encoding alpha/beta hydrolase, with protein sequence MTAGIHTREAGDPDAPLLLCLHGIGSSSAAFAPQLDGLADRVRVVAWDAPGYADSADPDHAPGLDGYADTAAALIRDHGGPAHVLGVSWGGVIALRLAARHPALVASLIVADSSRGSGTDPDKAKGMRGRAAQLAAEGPEAFAAARGPRLVSDGAPPELVARVVATMAASVRAPGYGYAAEAMAAADLTDDLPAITAPALVLCGEQDTVTGTDESQAIAGALEKSVYVTLSGAGHLANQERPEAFNAWVRAHLHVVARVPA encoded by the coding sequence GTGACCGCCGGGATCCACACCCGCGAGGCCGGCGACCCGGACGCCCCGCTGCTGCTCTGTCTCCACGGCATCGGCTCCTCCTCCGCCGCCTTCGCCCCCCAGCTCGACGGCCTCGCCGACCGGGTACGGGTCGTCGCCTGGGACGCCCCCGGCTACGCGGACTCCGCCGACCCCGACCACGCCCCCGGCCTCGACGGCTACGCCGACACCGCCGCCGCCCTCATCCGTGACCACGGCGGCCCCGCCCACGTCCTCGGCGTCTCCTGGGGCGGCGTCATCGCCCTGCGCCTCGCCGCCCGCCACCCGGCCCTCGTCGCCTCCCTGATCGTCGCCGACTCCAGCCGGGGGTCCGGCACCGACCCGGACAAGGCGAAGGGCATGCGCGGACGCGCCGCACAGCTCGCCGCCGAAGGCCCCGAGGCGTTCGCCGCAGCCCGCGGACCCCGCCTCGTCTCGGACGGCGCACCCCCCGAACTCGTCGCACGCGTCGTCGCCACCATGGCCGCGTCCGTCCGCGCACCCGGCTACGGCTACGCCGCCGAGGCCATGGCGGCCGCCGACCTCACCGACGACCTGCCCGCCATCACCGCACCCGCCCTCGTCCTGTGCGGCGAACAGGACACGGTCACCGGCACCGACGAGTCCCAGGCCATCGCCGGCGCCCTGGAGAAATCCGTCTACGTCACCCTCTCCGGCGCCGGACACCTCGCCAACCAGGAACGCCCCGAGGCCTTCAACGCCTGGGTCCGCGCCCACCTCCACGTCGTCGCCCGCGTACCCGCGTAA
- a CDS encoding DUF108 domain-containing protein → MTTVLHSRPDTTPARPGRPVRRVGLVGWGAIGRVVGTALAEGRIPGAELTCVIDNRPLVDAPAPQLSFEDALAVCDLVVEAAGQAVVREWAERVLTSGADLLIASTGALVDPELTGRLRAAGPGRVYFTGGAVGGLDLLQAVRGLGPLTSVTLTTTKLPATLHQPWMDDELTARLHTTTEPVEVMRGTARDVPVKFPKSTNVAASVALATGDPDLVEVVVVADPAAALTRHVIEAAGPHGSYRFEVAHRPDAANPATSQVVPHAVLRSLGAVVGRAGQIL, encoded by the coding sequence GTGACCACCGTTCTCCACTCCCGCCCGGACACCACCCCCGCACGCCCCGGCCGCCCCGTGCGCCGCGTCGGCCTCGTCGGCTGGGGCGCCATCGGACGCGTCGTCGGCACCGCCCTCGCCGAAGGCCGCATCCCCGGCGCCGAACTCACCTGCGTCATCGACAACCGGCCCCTCGTCGACGCCCCCGCACCCCAGCTGTCCTTCGAGGACGCCCTCGCCGTCTGCGACCTTGTCGTCGAAGCCGCCGGCCAGGCCGTCGTACGCGAATGGGCCGAGCGCGTCCTCACCAGCGGCGCCGACCTGCTCATCGCCTCCACCGGCGCCCTCGTCGACCCCGAACTCACCGGCCGGCTGCGCGCCGCCGGACCCGGCCGCGTCTACTTCACGGGCGGCGCCGTCGGCGGACTCGACCTCCTCCAGGCCGTGCGCGGACTCGGCCCCCTCACCTCCGTCACCCTCACCACCACCAAGCTCCCCGCCACCCTCCACCAGCCCTGGATGGACGACGAGCTGACGGCCCGGCTGCACACCACCACCGAACCCGTCGAGGTCATGCGCGGCACCGCACGCGACGTCCCGGTGAAGTTCCCCAAGTCCACCAACGTCGCCGCCTCCGTCGCCCTCGCCACCGGCGACCCGGACCTCGTCGAGGTCGTCGTCGTCGCCGACCCGGCCGCCGCCCTCACCCGGCACGTCATCGAGGCGGCGGGCCCGCACGGCAGCTACCGCTTCGAGGTCGCCCACCGGCCCGACGCCGCCAACCCCGCCACCAGCCAGGTCGTCCCGCACGCCGTGCTCCGCAGCCTCGGCGCCGTCGTCGGCCGGGCGGGGCAGATCCTGTGA
- a CDS encoding VOC family protein yields the protein MPHDHPHDRPVARLRALRSVELHTPALTESADFYAEVWGLEPVERDTGATWLRGTGEEHHVLHLTRADRNGLGRITFAVATPAEIDEAARRLLARGIVPVAGPGPLDQVGGGYGLRFTDPEGRLIELSAQTHAVTPRGRDAAVPVGVTHTVLNTTDIDAAVAFYTSVLGLRVSDWSEHQMAFLRCNADHHCIAFNQAEWASLNHVAYEMPSVDHFMRGLGRLRHHGIVPQWGPGRHGPGNNTFSYFTDPAGLVCEYTSEVAQIVEDAWIAKVWRRTPDLSDLWGTAGPPSPVIRRHMAGVPDPGPLATTPEEVTA from the coding sequence ATGCCCCACGACCACCCCCACGACCGGCCGGTCGCCCGGCTCCGCGCCCTGCGCTCCGTCGAACTCCACACCCCCGCACTCACCGAGTCCGCCGACTTCTACGCCGAGGTCTGGGGCCTGGAACCCGTCGAACGCGACACCGGCGCCACCTGGCTGCGCGGCACCGGCGAGGAACACCACGTCCTGCACCTCACCCGCGCCGACCGCAACGGGCTCGGCCGCATCACCTTCGCCGTCGCCACCCCCGCCGAGATCGACGAGGCCGCCCGCCGGCTCCTGGCCCGTGGCATCGTCCCCGTCGCGGGCCCCGGCCCCCTCGACCAGGTCGGCGGCGGCTACGGACTGCGCTTCACCGACCCCGAGGGCCGGCTGATCGAACTCAGCGCCCAGACCCACGCCGTCACCCCGCGCGGCCGGGACGCCGCCGTCCCCGTCGGCGTCACCCACACCGTCCTCAACACCACGGACATCGACGCCGCCGTCGCCTTCTACACCTCGGTCCTCGGCCTGCGGGTCTCCGACTGGTCCGAGCACCAGATGGCGTTCCTGCGCTGCAACGCCGACCACCACTGCATCGCGTTCAACCAGGCCGAGTGGGCCTCCCTCAACCACGTCGCCTACGAGATGCCGTCCGTCGACCACTTCATGCGCGGCCTCGGCCGGCTCCGCCACCACGGCATCGTCCCCCAGTGGGGCCCCGGCCGGCACGGCCCCGGCAACAACACCTTCTCCTACTTCACCGACCCGGCCGGACTCGTCTGCGAGTACACCTCCGAGGTCGCCCAGATCGTCGAGGACGCCTGGATCGCCAAGGTCTGGCGCCGCACCCCCGACCTCTCCGACCTGTGGGGCACCGCCGGACCCCCGTCCCCCGTCATCCGCCGCCACATGGCCGGCGTCCCCGACCCCGGCCCGCTCGCCACCACACCGGAAGAGGTGACCGCGTGA
- a CDS encoding aldehyde dehydrogenase translates to MLADEVLVAGQWRQGRGAPIETVDPATGQVIATVHAASLDDVEEAAAEAARAAQDPAWRELPAHLRARLLHRVADLVERSADRLCALQTADTGKCRTETRALVLSAAGTFRYTAAALETAEDALTPARGPYVTMSVHEPIGVVGAITPWNSPIASDAQKLAPALAAGNAVLLKPAEWTPLVALALGRLVHQALTEAGLPTALLSVLPGRGSVIGDAIVRHPAVGRITFTGGTATGRTLAHAAADKLMPVSLELGGKSPTIVLEDADLEQALAGVMYGIFSSSGQSCIAGSRLFVHRSRYEEFLGELVARTEKLRVGPGTDPDTQVAPLVHHRHRDSVAAYVDLAREEGATVRCGGAAPEGERYRDGAYYLPTVLDGLPPTARVCREEIFGPVLVALPFDDEDDLVAQANDSVYGLACGIWTRDHARAWRLARRIDAGTVWINTYKQFSISTPFGGLKDSGIGTEKGRDLIRGYQRQKSLYWATDTIPLPWAAAH, encoded by the coding sequence ATGCTCGCCGACGAGGTGTTGGTCGCAGGGCAGTGGCGCCAGGGCCGGGGCGCCCCCATCGAGACCGTCGACCCGGCCACCGGCCAGGTCATCGCCACCGTGCACGCCGCATCCCTCGACGACGTCGAGGAGGCCGCCGCCGAGGCCGCCCGCGCCGCCCAGGACCCCGCCTGGCGCGAACTTCCGGCCCACCTCCGCGCCCGGCTGCTGCACCGCGTCGCCGACCTCGTCGAGCGGAGCGCCGACCGGCTCTGTGCCCTCCAGACCGCCGACACCGGCAAGTGCCGTACCGAGACCCGCGCCCTCGTCCTCAGCGCCGCCGGCACCTTCCGCTACACCGCCGCCGCCCTGGAGACCGCCGAGGACGCGCTCACCCCGGCCCGCGGCCCGTACGTCACCATGAGCGTCCACGAACCCATCGGCGTCGTCGGCGCGATCACCCCCTGGAACTCGCCGATCGCCAGCGACGCCCAGAAGCTCGCCCCCGCCCTCGCCGCCGGCAACGCCGTCCTCCTCAAGCCCGCCGAGTGGACCCCCCTCGTCGCCCTCGCACTCGGCCGCCTGGTCCACCAGGCACTCACCGAGGCCGGGCTGCCCACCGCCCTGCTCTCCGTCCTGCCGGGCCGGGGCAGCGTCATCGGCGACGCGATCGTCCGCCACCCCGCCGTCGGCAGGATCACCTTCACGGGGGGTACGGCGACCGGCCGCACCCTCGCCCACGCCGCCGCCGACAAGCTGATGCCCGTCTCCCTCGAACTCGGCGGGAAGTCACCGACGATCGTGCTGGAGGACGCCGACCTCGAACAGGCCCTCGCCGGCGTCATGTACGGGATCTTCTCCTCCAGCGGCCAGAGCTGCATCGCCGGCTCCCGCCTCTTCGTCCACCGCTCCCGCTACGAGGAATTCCTCGGCGAACTCGTCGCCCGCACCGAGAAGTTGCGCGTCGGACCCGGCACCGACCCGGACACCCAGGTCGCCCCGCTCGTCCACCACCGCCACCGCGACAGCGTCGCCGCCTACGTCGACCTGGCCCGCGAGGAGGGCGCCACCGTCCGCTGCGGGGGAGCGGCCCCCGAGGGCGAGCGCTACCGGGACGGCGCCTACTACCTGCCCACCGTCCTGGACGGCCTTCCCCCGACCGCGCGGGTCTGCCGGGAGGAGATCTTCGGCCCCGTCCTGGTCGCCCTGCCCTTCGACGACGAGGACGACCTCGTCGCCCAGGCCAACGACAGCGTCTACGGACTGGCCTGCGGCATCTGGACCCGTGACCACGCCCGCGCCTGGCGGCTCGCCCGCCGTATCGACGCCGGCACCGTCTGGATCAACACGTACAAGCAGTTCAGCATCTCCACCCCGTTCGGCGGGCTCAAGGACAGCGGCATCGGCACCGAGAAGGGCCGCGACCTCATCCGCGGCTACCAACGGCAGAAGTCCCTCTACTGGGCCACCGACACCATCCCGCTGCCCTGGGCCGCCGCCCACTGA
- a CDS encoding MFS transporter — protein sequence MSTDISQDAAPGPSPAGTPRTAIAARFERLPPSRWHITVRLIVGVVTFFEAFDQLLIAYALPELRDEWQLSTGDATAVLTVGSVGMLVGALLSGRLADRYGRVKVIAYCIAVSGLVSLALTACTSLTPFLALRFVQGLAIGGEVPVAAAFISEITRSFKRGRFVLLYELVFPAGLTVGALVAAWVVPAAGWRTMFAIAAVPGLLAFLVQRRVPESPRWLADRGRLAEAEAVMAGIEAKVTAATGRPLPAPAPAKPAGPAAPATATDAERAATGMRGLFTGRYRRRTLVVGAIWFTGYFVNYGVTSWLPSIYKDEYGLGLSDALLYSTVTSVAGLLGCLIVALTVDVLGRRKIFAICLGASAALLLTLAALGAGSPVQVLIWTSLSAVGFFGSNICLYLYTPELYPTRMRALGCSVGGAVNRLGVILGPILVGVVYAANDSVTAVFVMLAAVAVLGAVVAGTLAEETANRPLEEISP from the coding sequence ATGAGCACCGACATCTCGCAGGACGCCGCACCGGGCCCCTCGCCCGCCGGCACCCCCCGCACCGCCATCGCGGCCCGGTTCGAGCGGCTGCCGCCCTCCCGCTGGCACATCACCGTCCGCCTGATCGTGGGTGTGGTCACCTTCTTCGAGGCGTTCGACCAGCTGCTGATCGCCTACGCGCTGCCCGAACTGCGCGACGAGTGGCAGCTGAGCACCGGCGACGCCACGGCCGTCCTCACCGTCGGCTCGGTCGGCATGCTCGTCGGCGCCCTGCTCTCGGGGCGGCTGGCCGACCGCTACGGCCGGGTGAAGGTCATCGCGTACTGCATCGCCGTATCGGGCCTGGTCAGCCTCGCCCTCACCGCCTGCACCTCGCTCACCCCGTTCCTCGCCCTCCGGTTCGTCCAGGGGCTCGCGATCGGGGGCGAGGTGCCGGTGGCGGCGGCCTTCATCAGTGAGATCACGCGCAGCTTCAAGCGGGGCCGCTTCGTCCTGCTGTACGAGCTGGTCTTCCCGGCGGGCCTCACCGTCGGCGCGCTGGTCGCGGCCTGGGTGGTCCCGGCCGCGGGCTGGCGCACGATGTTCGCGATCGCCGCCGTCCCCGGCCTGCTGGCCTTCCTCGTCCAGCGCCGCGTCCCGGAGTCGCCGCGCTGGCTCGCGGACCGGGGCCGGCTCGCGGAGGCGGAAGCGGTGATGGCCGGGATCGAGGCGAAGGTCACGGCCGCGACGGGCCGGCCACTCCCCGCCCCGGCCCCCGCGAAACCCGCCGGCCCCGCCGCCCCGGCGACCGCCACCGACGCGGAACGGGCGGCGACCGGGATGCGCGGCCTGTTCACCGGCCGCTACCGGCGCCGCACGCTGGTCGTCGGCGCGATCTGGTTCACCGGCTACTTCGTGAACTACGGCGTGACGTCCTGGCTGCCGAGCATCTACAAGGACGAGTACGGCCTCGGCCTCTCCGACGCCCTGCTCTACTCCACGGTGACCTCGGTCGCCGGCCTGCTCGGCTGCCTGATCGTCGCGCTCACGGTGGACGTCCTGGGCCGCCGTAAGATCTTCGCGATCTGCCTCGGCGCCTCGGCCGCCCTGCTGCTCACCCTGGCCGCCCTCGGCGCCGGCTCCCCCGTCCAGGTGCTGATCTGGACCTCGCTCTCGGCGGTCGGCTTCTTCGGCTCCAACATCTGCCTCTACCTGTACACGCCGGAGCTGTACCCGACCCGGATGCGCGCGCTCGGCTGCAGCGTGGGCGGCGCGGTCAACCGCCTGGGCGTCATCCTCGGCCCGATCCTCGTCGGCGTGGTCTACGCGGCGAACGACAGCGTCACCGCGGTCTTCGTGATGCTCGCCGCGGTGGCGGTGCTCGGCGCGGTGGTCGCCGGCACCCTCGCGGAGGAGACGGCGAACCGGCCGCTGGAGGAGATCTCGCCCTGA
- a CDS encoding chorismate mutase translates to MTTNDIDDSVRLELDRLRQSIDNIDAAVVHMLAERFKCTQQVGHLKAAHHLPPADPAREARQIARLRQLAESAHLDPAFAEKLLNFIVAEVIRHHERIADESGNGAEAAGER, encoded by the coding sequence ATGACCACGAACGACATCGACGACTCCGTGCGCCTCGAACTCGACCGGCTGCGCCAGAGCATCGACAACATCGACGCGGCCGTCGTCCACATGCTGGCCGAGCGCTTCAAGTGCACCCAGCAGGTCGGCCACCTCAAGGCCGCCCACCACCTGCCCCCGGCGGATCCGGCCCGCGAGGCCCGTCAGATCGCCCGGCTGCGGCAGCTCGCCGAGAGCGCTCATCTCGACCCGGCCTTCGCCGAGAAGCTGCTCAACTTCATCGTCGCCGAGGTCATCCGCCACCACGAGCGGATCGCGGACGAGTCCGGGAACGGCGCGGAGGCGGCCGGGGAGCGTTAG